The following proteins are co-located in the Parafannyhessea umbonata genome:
- the dut gene encoding dUTP diphosphatase: protein MERINVAVEAGCKVPRRGDDDSAGLDLSVSKDVSIPASGHKMCHTGVHVQIPKNHVGLVFIRSSVGAKRHVELSNGVGVIDCGYTGEVMLPLHNHGNSAQFFRAGERVAQLVIVPCVMTDVNIVDELDETSRGDGGFGSTGKD, encoded by the coding sequence TTGGAGCGAATCAACGTTGCAGTTGAGGCAGGTTGCAAGGTCCCGCGTCGTGGTGACGATGACTCGGCGGGACTCGACCTCAGCGTCTCGAAAGACGTCTCGATTCCAGCGAGCGGCCACAAGATGTGCCACACGGGAGTACACGTACAGATACCGAAGAACCACGTAGGACTCGTGTTCATCCGTAGCAGCGTAGGAGCAAAGCGACACGTGGAGCTGTCAAACGGCGTCGGAGTAATCGACTGCGGATACACGGGAGAGGTCATGCTCCCTCTCCACAACCACGGTAACTCAGCGCAGTTCTTCCGCGCCGGAGAGCGAGTCGCGCAGCTGGTAATCGTGCCTTGCGTCATGACGGACGTGAACATCGTTGACGAGCTTGACGAGACGAGCCGAGGAGACGGCGGATTCGGAAGCACGGGGAAGGACTAG
- the mihF gene encoding integration host factor, actinobacterial type — protein MGRFDVATNTTTDMRRDYLNSAIAARKERATVKKRINSGELTIADVLEMESKYVKRMHVVDLLAARRGHGKARALKLMKRLKIGEHRRISGLGPNQRKRLLEAVEKGQ, from the coding sequence ATGGGACGATTCGACGTAGCGACAAACACAACGACAGACATGAGGCGCGACTACCTCAATAGCGCGATTGCTGCTCGCAAGGAGCGGGCCACAGTAAAGAAGCGCATCAACAGCGGAGAGCTGACCATTGCCGACGTGCTGGAAATGGAGTCTAAGTACGTCAAGCGCATGCACGTCGTTGACCTTCTCGCGGCGCGGCGGGGGCACGGAAAGGCAAGGGCGCTGAAACTCATGAAGAGGCTCAAGATTGGCGAGCACAGGCGCATCAGCGGACTCGGGCCTAACCAGCGCAAGAGGCTGTTAGAGGCCGTTGAGAAGGGCCAGTAA
- a CDS encoding Lar family restriction alleviation protein: MDCINDGVLRRCPFCGGRAEYKFKSNGEGRKTQVYVRCTACGARTRATIECYKSNVRSLWNMRADSDWGVAR, translated from the coding sequence ATGGATTGCATCAACGATGGCGTACTCAGGCGTTGCCCGTTCTGCGGTGGCAGGGCAGAGTACAAATTCAAGAGCAACGGAGAAGGTAGAAAGACTCAGGTATACGTCCGATGCACTGCATGTGGCGCGAGAACGAGGGCAACAATCGAGTGCTACAAATCCAACGTTAGGTCTCTCTGGAACATGCGTGCAGATAGCGATTGGGGAGTGGCCCGATGA
- a CDS encoding DUF4406 domain-containing protein yields MLSQPMAGKTAEEIVAAREKAIADLEAMGYEVVNTYFTDEWYSDEAMKERGVVQVPLCYLAKSLENMSLCHAAYFCKGWDDARGCRIEHDAAVAYGLEVLYED; encoded by the coding sequence ATGTTGTCGCAACCAATGGCGGGCAAGACCGCTGAGGAAATCGTCGCAGCCCGCGAGAAGGCGATTGCAGACCTCGAGGCGATGGGCTACGAGGTCGTGAACACCTACTTCACAGACGAGTGGTACAGCGACGAGGCGATGAAGGAGCGCGGCGTCGTGCAAGTCCCGCTGTGCTACCTCGCCAAGTCGCTTGAGAACATGAGCCTGTGCCATGCGGCCTACTTCTGCAAGGGCTGGGATGACGCCCGTGGATGCCGCATCGAGCACGACGCAGCCGTCGCGTACGGGCTGGAGGTGCTGTATGAGGACTAA
- a CDS encoding DUF3310 domain-containing protein has product MGAVNPDYYTQRKVEPIDVIERVCEGLDGRSAWLLGNVLKYALRAGYKTDDPTEDLTKAHNYAHRLVTGYWADE; this is encoded by the coding sequence GTGGGAGCGGTGAACCCAGACTACTACACGCAGCGCAAGGTCGAGCCTATCGACGTAATCGAGAGGGTCTGCGAAGGCCTCGACGGGCGCTCTGCATGGCTCCTCGGGAACGTCCTCAAGTACGCGCTCAGAGCCGGATACAAGACCGATGACCCGACCGAAGACCTCACGAAGGCACACAACTACGCCCATCGGCTCGTGACCGGCTATTGGGCCGATGAGTAG
- a CDS encoding conserved phage C-terminal domain-containing protein, protein MDALENDGELYDAPLDWFRFDADFSSEIGRSALFNGPVSDFGRWAKLLVILARVKGHALVMGDNMTCDYVMRCLEFSDRASLAAFVARMSGTGVIDYDPETDSVSESQVAESAQKMASKRASCSRAGKRSWKVRSLGSAGGEAVTPRLEPADGERLLNSPKANLQLELNTRSADVERTLNAPRTKSNTVTVTSTLTSTSTKEHCPNPKRAEAIGRVIGHLNEVAHKSYRASSKKSAQSVSARLADGYTEEQLFHVIDVKCEEWLGTDMEKFLRPETLFAPSHIEGYVNQPLRAETSRQERAIPQGQYGVRDSASHWSMPGIREE, encoded by the coding sequence TTGGACGCATTGGAGAACGACGGAGAACTCTACGACGCTCCGCTCGACTGGTTCAGGTTCGATGCTGACTTCTCGAGCGAGATAGGCAGGAGTGCGCTGTTCAACGGCCCCGTCTCCGACTTCGGGCGCTGGGCCAAGCTGCTCGTGATTCTCGCTAGGGTGAAGGGCCACGCGCTGGTGATGGGCGACAACATGACGTGCGACTACGTTATGCGGTGCCTAGAGTTCTCTGACAGGGCGAGCCTCGCTGCGTTCGTCGCGAGGATGAGCGGCACGGGCGTAATCGACTACGACCCCGAGACCGACTCCGTGTCGGAGAGTCAGGTCGCTGAATCGGCTCAGAAGATGGCGAGCAAGAGGGCCTCGTGCAGTAGGGCCGGGAAGAGGTCCTGGAAGGTGCGCTCTCTCGGTTCCGCAGGTGGCGAGGCAGTGACGCCAAGGCTCGAACCGGCAGATGGCGAACGCTTGCTGAACTCACCAAAGGCGAACCTTCAACTTGAGTTGAACACACGTTCAGCAGACGTTGAACGCACGTTGAACGCGCCTCGAACGAAATCGAACACAGTAACAGTAACAAGTACATTAACAAGTACAAGTACTAAAGAACACTGTCCGAATCCGAAGAGGGCAGAGGCGATAGGACGGGTCATAGGCCATCTGAACGAGGTGGCCCACAAGTCGTACAGGGCCTCGTCCAAGAAGAGCGCACAGTCGGTGAGCGCGAGGCTCGCTGATGGATACACCGAGGAGCAGCTGTTCCACGTCATAGACGTCAAGTGCGAGGAGTGGCTAGGGACGGACATGGAGAAGTTCCTGAGGCCGGAGACGCTGTTCGCGCCGTCCCACATCGAGGGATACGTGAACCAGCCGCTAAGGGCCGAGACGTCGAGGCAGGAGAGGGCGATACCTCAGGGCCAGTACGGCGTCAGGGACTCGGCTAGCCATTGGTCGATGCCCGGGATACGTGAGGAGTAG
- a CDS encoding ATP-binding protein, which translates to MEKELEGEVSRWREERYRERLSRIGIPSRYASAEDGRAPRLAERLVSGDATGLYVYGDVGSGKTYLACAVLREAARRERYQPRAFGAVSMLSSLKASYDGRPGVTVEEIEAADMLLVDDLDKPRFTPWALETLYEIVNVRVENGRPTIVTANSDMGGLVGRLSAGDPVLAEAICDRLVGGAIAVRMEGESRRRWLDAE; encoded by the coding sequence ATGGAGAAGGAGCTTGAGGGAGAGGTCTCGAGATGGAGGGAGGAGAGGTACCGCGAGAGGCTCTCGAGGATAGGGATACCCTCGAGGTACGCCAGCGCAGAGGACGGCAGGGCGCCAAGGCTCGCGGAGAGGCTCGTGTCCGGAGACGCCACGGGACTCTACGTCTACGGCGACGTGGGAAGCGGGAAGACGTACCTAGCCTGCGCCGTGCTCAGGGAGGCTGCGAGGAGGGAGAGGTACCAGCCGAGGGCCTTCGGTGCCGTGTCGATGCTATCCTCGCTCAAGGCCTCGTACGACGGCAGGCCCGGCGTCACGGTCGAGGAGATTGAGGCTGCTGACATGCTGCTCGTCGATGACCTAGACAAGCCGAGGTTCACGCCATGGGCGCTCGAGACGCTCTACGAGATTGTCAACGTGAGGGTCGAGAACGGAAGGCCGACGATTGTCACCGCCAACAGCGACATGGGAGGACTCGTCGGCAGGCTCTCCGCCGGTGACCCGGTGCTCGCCGAGGCGATATGCGACAGGCTCGTCGGAGGGGCGATTGCGGTGCGCATGGAGGGAGAGTCGAGGAGGAGGTGGCTCGATGCCGAGTGA